A genomic window from Micromonospora sp. WMMA1947 includes:
- a CDS encoding NAD(P)-binding domain-containing protein, with translation MTLDYLIVGAGPAGLQLAALLEADGRRDYLVLEQADIPGAFFATFPRHRQLISINKPHTGSDDPELNLRLDWNSLLSDDPALRFTGYTERYFPDADVMVRYLADFAAKTGVRVRYGCRVTSVGKVDGVFEVRAGEEVFRARRLIVATGVSRPYRPEIPGLELAEQYAEMSVDPRDYLDQKVLIIGKGNSAFETADSLMETTTLIHVAGPSSVRMAWRTHYVGHLRAVNNNFLDTYQLKSANAILDGDVKRIERDGTGYKVTFSFSRADEVVKELWYDRVLACTGFAFDASVFDDTCRPALAIRDRFPAQTPEWESVNVPGLYFAGTISQERDFKRSTSGFIHGFRYAVRALHRILERRYGDTPWPAEKLDATGESIAGAVVARVNRTSALWQQFGFLGDVVTVAGSDARYHEEVPVEYFTRTGLRTPDHDYTDAFVVTLEYGPDHDRVDPFDITVSRVAQDVPGQAHDAAYLHPVVRHHRAGQVVATHHLAENLENRWDRPETHVAPLVAFVDRCLSRVES, from the coding sequence ATGACGCTTGACTACCTGATCGTCGGGGCCGGACCGGCGGGCCTGCAACTCGCGGCTCTGCTGGAGGCCGACGGCAGACGCGACTATCTGGTCCTGGAACAGGCGGACATCCCGGGGGCGTTCTTCGCCACCTTTCCCCGCCACCGGCAACTGATCTCCATCAACAAGCCGCACACCGGCTCGGACGACCCGGAGCTGAACCTGCGGCTGGACTGGAACTCGCTGCTCAGCGACGACCCGGCGCTGCGATTCACCGGCTACACCGAGCGGTACTTCCCCGACGCCGACGTGATGGTCCGCTACCTGGCGGACTTCGCCGCGAAGACGGGGGTACGGGTCCGGTACGGCTGCCGCGTGACGTCGGTCGGCAAGGTCGACGGGGTGTTCGAGGTCCGGGCGGGGGAGGAGGTCTTCCGGGCGCGCCGGCTGATCGTCGCCACCGGCGTCTCCCGGCCGTACCGGCCGGAGATCCCCGGGCTGGAACTGGCCGAGCAGTACGCGGAGATGTCCGTCGACCCGCGCGACTACCTCGACCAGAAGGTGCTGATCATCGGCAAGGGGAACTCCGCGTTCGAGACCGCGGACAGCCTGATGGAGACCACCACGCTGATCCACGTCGCCGGCCCGAGTTCGGTGCGGATGGCCTGGCGCACCCACTACGTGGGGCACCTGCGCGCGGTGAACAACAACTTCCTGGACACCTACCAGCTGAAGTCGGCGAACGCGATCCTCGACGGCGACGTCAAGCGCATCGAGCGCGACGGCACCGGATACAAGGTGACGTTCTCGTTCTCCCGCGCCGACGAGGTGGTCAAGGAGCTGTGGTACGACCGGGTGCTCGCCTGCACCGGGTTCGCCTTCGACGCGTCCGTCTTCGACGACACCTGCCGTCCGGCGCTCGCGATCAGGGACCGCTTTCCGGCGCAGACCCCGGAGTGGGAGTCGGTGAACGTCCCCGGCCTCTACTTCGCCGGCACGATCAGCCAGGAACGGGACTTCAAGCGTTCGACCAGCGGCTTCATCCACGGCTTCCGGTACGCCGTACGGGCGCTGCACCGGATCCTGGAACGGCGGTACGGCGACACGCCGTGGCCGGCGGAGAAGCTGGACGCCACCGGCGAGTCGATCGCCGGCGCCGTCGTCGCGCGGGTCAACCGCACCTCCGCCCTGTGGCAGCAGTTCGGCTTCCTCGGCGACGTGGTCACGGTGGCCGGGTCCGACGCGCGTTACCACGAGGAGGTGCCGGTCGAGTACTTCACCCGCACCGGCCTGCGTACCCCGGACCACGACTACACGGACGCCTTCGTCGTCACCCTCGAGTACGGCCCCGACCACGACCGGGTGGACCCGTTCGACATCACCGTCAGCCGGGTCGCCCAGGACGTACCCGGCCAGGCCCACGACGCCGCCTACCTGCATCCGGTCGTCCGCCACCACCGGGCGGGCCAGGTCGTCGCCACCCACCACCTGGCGGAGAACCTGGAGAACCGATGGGACCGGCCGGAGACGCACGTGGCACCGCTGGTCGCGTTCGTCGACCGCTGCCTGAGCCGAGTAGAGAGCTGA
- a CDS encoding cation:proton antiporter — protein MTPTELAPRFFIAVTVILIFCKGVAWLLGKAGQPAVVSEMLAGVLLGPSLLGLLLPDVQNALFPAPLLPILYVVGQVGLVLFMFQAGYAFSAHRVTGLAGTAGVVSLAGVTAPLLLGVLLVLVTAGAVPIRAEGTSLGVSAAFVGVALAITAFPMLARIITEKGHAGTRHGTLSLASGAIDDVVAWIMLAAVLAVASGRAGPAIVTAGGAVLFGLVLWFGGRTAAATLMTHRALNDRARLLGTVALLFLVAWYTDEIGLYAVFGAFAVGVVMPRTDNTDKVVDTLTPVAATLFLPLFFTYSGLRTEFGLLGSPPVLLFALACVTAAIAGKFGACWAAARLRGEPSGVALRVGALMNARGLMQLIALNVGLEAGIVSPALFTVLVLVALVTTLMTTPALSWIERREARQPETVRTPALAVSDS, from the coding sequence ATGACACCAACGGAGCTGGCACCACGCTTCTTCATCGCGGTCACGGTGATCCTGATCTTCTGCAAAGGGGTCGCCTGGCTGCTCGGCAAGGCGGGCCAGCCCGCCGTGGTCAGCGAGATGCTCGCCGGCGTCCTCCTCGGCCCGTCGCTGCTCGGGCTCCTCCTGCCGGACGTGCAGAACGCCCTGTTCCCGGCCCCCCTGCTTCCGATCCTCTACGTCGTGGGTCAGGTCGGCCTGGTGCTGTTCATGTTCCAGGCCGGGTACGCGTTCAGCGCCCACCGGGTCACCGGGCTGGCCGGCACCGCCGGAGTGGTCTCCCTCGCCGGGGTCACCGCGCCGCTCCTGCTGGGGGTGCTGCTGGTCCTGGTGACGGCGGGCGCCGTGCCGATCCGGGCCGAGGGGACGTCACTCGGGGTCTCGGCCGCGTTCGTCGGCGTCGCCCTGGCCATCACCGCGTTCCCGATGCTGGCCCGGATCATCACCGAGAAAGGGCACGCCGGCACCCGGCACGGCACCCTTTCCCTGGCCAGCGGCGCGATCGACGACGTGGTCGCCTGGATCATGCTGGCCGCCGTGCTGGCTGTCGCGTCCGGCCGGGCCGGTCCCGCGATCGTCACCGCGGGCGGAGCGGTCCTGTTCGGGCTGGTGCTCTGGTTCGGCGGACGTACGGCCGCTGCCACGCTGATGACCCACCGTGCCCTCAACGACCGCGCCCGGCTGCTCGGCACCGTCGCGCTGCTGTTCCTGGTCGCCTGGTACACCGACGAGATCGGGTTGTACGCGGTCTTCGGCGCGTTCGCGGTCGGCGTGGTGATGCCCCGCACCGACAACACGGACAAGGTGGTGGACACGCTCACCCCGGTCGCCGCGACGCTGTTCCTGCCGCTGTTCTTCACCTACTCGGGCTTGCGCACGGAGTTCGGCCTGCTCGGTTCGCCGCCGGTGCTGTTGTTCGCGCTGGCCTGCGTGACGGCGGCGATCGCCGGCAAGTTCGGTGCCTGCTGGGCGGCGGCCCGGCTCCGGGGCGAGCCGTCGGGCGTCGCGCTGCGGGTCGGCGCGCTGATGAACGCCCGCGGCCTGATGCAGCTCATCGCGCTGAACGTGGGGCTGGAGGCGGGCATCGTGAGCCCGGCCCTGTTCACCGTGCTGGTCCTCGTCGCACTGGTCACCACGCTGATGACGACACCGGCACTGAGCTGGATCGAGCGCCGGGAGGCCCGGCAGCCCGAAACCGTCCGCACACCCGCGCTCGCGGTTTCAGATAGTTGA
- a CDS encoding HAMP domain-containing sensor histidine kinase, with the protein MEAAEQAIVRRARLRIGLLVGLTIGGLLLLAGGISYAVLVRGQEAQIHRELAWGTEHGTIAGPPACSWIFQYDGTTVRTGANPPPPGFPMRDTLDAVATTRATEVTTVARNGTTYHVRTEARGDHVVQAVFDARFQMSDRRHLLLAFSLAAAAGLLAAVLTGVLVGRRAVAPLAEALTRQRRFVADASHELRTPIAQVHTRAQLIARRARHDGASTNLDDLERLIGTTRRLGEIVDDLLLSARLAAAPADREPDPPVDLTTLIGTTVAAESDRAAERQVTLTLDTPGDPLPVPGVESALRRVVGELLANALAHTPAGGRIDVTLRADGDVAEFVIADTGKGFDQADARRIFDRFHRGAGAGDRRFGLGLALLQEVVTSHHGTIEAEGSPGRGARFTVRLPMGRSPSVPGRAARIRNLRVWQLGAGT; encoded by the coding sequence ATGGAGGCGGCCGAGCAGGCGATCGTCAGACGGGCCCGGCTACGGATCGGCCTTCTCGTCGGCCTGACCATCGGTGGCCTGCTGCTGCTGGCCGGCGGCATCTCGTACGCGGTCCTGGTCCGCGGCCAGGAGGCGCAGATCCATCGGGAGCTGGCGTGGGGCACCGAACACGGGACGATCGCCGGCCCGCCCGCCTGCAGCTGGATCTTCCAGTACGACGGGACCACAGTGCGTACCGGCGCGAACCCGCCGCCACCGGGCTTCCCGATGCGCGACACACTGGACGCCGTGGCCACCACCCGGGCCACCGAGGTCACCACCGTCGCCCGCAACGGCACGACCTACCACGTACGCACCGAGGCGCGCGGCGACCACGTGGTCCAGGCGGTGTTCGACGCCCGGTTCCAGATGTCCGACCGCCGGCACCTCCTGCTCGCGTTCAGCCTCGCGGCGGCTGCCGGGCTGCTCGCCGCCGTACTGACCGGCGTGCTCGTCGGCCGCCGGGCCGTCGCACCACTCGCGGAGGCGCTGACCCGGCAGCGCCGCTTCGTCGCGGACGCCAGCCACGAACTGCGCACGCCGATCGCTCAGGTGCACACCCGGGCCCAACTGATCGCGCGGCGCGCGCGCCACGACGGCGCCTCCACGAACCTCGACGACCTGGAACGGCTGATCGGCACCACCCGCCGGCTCGGCGAGATCGTCGACGACCTGCTGCTCTCGGCCCGGCTCGCCGCCGCTCCCGCCGACCGGGAACCGGACCCGCCCGTCGACCTCACCACGCTGATCGGGACGACGGTCGCCGCCGAGAGCGACCGCGCCGCCGAACGGCAGGTCACCCTCACCCTGGACACACCCGGCGACCCGCTGCCGGTGCCGGGTGTCGAGTCGGCCCTGCGCCGGGTCGTCGGCGAACTGCTCGCGAACGCGCTTGCCCACACCCCCGCCGGAGGCCGGATCGACGTGACGCTCCGGGCCGACGGCGACGTCGCCGAGTTCGTGATCGCCGACACTGGGAAGGGTTTCGACCAGGCGGACGCCCGGCGGATCTTCGACCGGTTCCACAGGGGTGCGGGCGCCGGGGACCGACGCTTCGGCCTGGGACTGGCCCTGCTCCAGGAGGTCGTCACGAGCCACCACGGCACGATCGAGGCCGAGGGCAGCCCGGGGCGGGGAGCCCGCTTCACCGTACGTCTCCCGATGGGGCGATCGCCGAGCGTCCCGGGCAGGGCCGCGCGGATCAGGAACCTCCGGGTGTGGCAGCTCGGTGCCGGTACGTGA
- a CDS encoding cytochrome P450 — protein MSVLIVLAGVGVAWTLPYWLPRTVVRLREWVFVTVNGVEGVPVPGPTVGMEHFERVYADPAADGRSRGAGLSDLFWYWLAPGPHMHQEHLEPGERYRTVAATTRRVLAVRRRRCDDLATAATRRALDRLPADRTTHVRLRDLMMPVWAEVYYELVFGETCPADARALIVANAEDVVNGLKCTGLRHMRRRERLTAYLHDRIEAGTCPVTLPPPFTTQETAWYLQGAFFNTAIVQMSEAMAHVLLALATRPDLQRGLDDDEALDRVVDETLRVHPLFGVAHRITSAPITLPTGVSLPTGTVLLFNYLAFHRGGAAADDRFDPDRWLTLKRGDAHFIPYGVTANRACPARGVAPVMMRAATREVLRRYLLTSSASHTRSLPSRGPAYLTPAGLTGPGRLRLAAMRSRDRWADVGRSLRQLVFGTWMVVDARRQRLCTDYFERAVR, from the coding sequence ATGAGCGTCCTGATCGTCCTGGCGGGGGTCGGCGTGGCGTGGACCCTGCCGTACTGGCTGCCCCGCACGGTGGTCCGGCTGCGGGAGTGGGTGTTCGTCACCGTCAACGGCGTCGAGGGCGTACCGGTGCCCGGCCCCACGGTCGGCATGGAGCACTTCGAGCGGGTGTACGCCGATCCGGCGGCGGACGGGCGCAGCCGGGGAGCCGGGCTGTCCGACCTGTTCTGGTACTGGCTGGCGCCCGGACCGCACATGCACCAGGAGCACCTGGAGCCGGGCGAGCGCTACCGGACCGTCGCCGCGACGACCCGGCGGGTGCTCGCGGTACGCCGCCGGCGCTGCGACGACCTCGCGACCGCCGCCACCCGGCGGGCGCTCGACCGGCTGCCGGCCGACCGGACCACCCACGTCCGGCTGCGCGACCTGATGATGCCGGTCTGGGCCGAGGTCTACTACGAACTCGTCTTCGGCGAGACGTGCCCGGCGGACGCGCGGGCGCTGATCGTCGCCAACGCCGAGGACGTGGTGAACGGGCTGAAGTGCACCGGCCTGCGGCACATGCGGCGGCGCGAGCGGCTGACCGCGTATCTGCACGACCGGATCGAGGCGGGGACCTGCCCGGTGACGCTGCCGCCGCCGTTCACCACACAGGAGACGGCCTGGTATCTCCAGGGCGCCTTCTTCAACACCGCCATCGTGCAGATGTCCGAGGCGATGGCGCACGTGCTGCTCGCCCTCGCCACCCGTCCCGACCTGCAGCGGGGACTCGACGACGACGAGGCGCTGGACCGGGTGGTCGACGAGACGCTGCGGGTGCATCCGCTCTTCGGCGTCGCGCACCGGATCACGTCGGCGCCGATCACGCTGCCCACCGGCGTGTCCCTGCCCACCGGGACGGTACTGCTCTTCAACTACCTGGCGTTCCACCGCGGCGGAGCCGCCGCCGACGACCGGTTCGACCCGGACCGGTGGTTGACGCTCAAGCGCGGCGACGCGCACTTCATCCCGTACGGCGTCACCGCCAACCGGGCCTGCCCGGCCCGCGGCGTGGCGCCGGTGATGATGCGCGCCGCGACCCGTGAGGTGCTGCGCCGGTACCTCCTGACCTCGTCGGCCTCACACACCCGGTCCCTGCCGAGCCGGGGCCCGGCGTATCTGACACCGGCCGGGCTCACCGGCCCGGGGCGGCTGCGGCTGGCCGCGATGCGGTCGCGGGACCGGTGGGCCGACGTGGGCCGCAGCCTCCGGCAACTGGTGTTCGGCACCTGGATGGTGGTCGACGCCCGCCGGCAGCGGTTGTGCACCGACTACTTCGAGAGGGCTGTCCGATGA
- a CDS encoding response regulator transcription factor has product MRGGRSNRLLLVEDDADLTEMLTETLGHEGYLVDQAFDGQRGLHLGLTRSYDVMVIDRMLPALDGLDLVARLRARAVPSRTLMLTALGTVDDRIAGLDAGADDYLVKPFDLDELSARVRALCRRRPEPTDVLRIGAGLLDLAPREAVLADGTRVALSTREFELLRVLAARPSTVHPRAVLRRKVFEEAAAASIVDTYVYYLRRKLGRAVVRTVHGLGYRLGTL; this is encoded by the coding sequence ATGCGGGGCGGAAGATCGAACCGGCTGCTGCTGGTCGAGGACGACGCGGATCTGACCGAGATGCTCACCGAGACGCTCGGCCATGAAGGTTACCTGGTCGACCAGGCCTTCGACGGCCAGCGCGGGCTGCATCTCGGCCTGACCCGCTCGTACGACGTGATGGTCATCGACCGGATGCTGCCGGCGCTCGACGGCCTCGACCTGGTCGCCCGGCTGCGGGCCCGGGCGGTCCCGTCCCGGACCCTGATGCTGACCGCGCTCGGCACCGTCGACGACCGGATCGCCGGGCTGGACGCGGGCGCCGACGACTACCTGGTCAAGCCCTTCGACCTCGACGAGTTGAGCGCCCGGGTCCGGGCGCTGTGCCGGCGCCGGCCCGAGCCGACGGACGTGCTGCGCATCGGGGCCGGACTGCTCGACCTCGCGCCACGCGAGGCGGTGCTGGCCGACGGCACCCGGGTGGCGCTGTCGACCCGCGAGTTCGAGCTGCTCCGGGTGCTGGCGGCGCGGCCCAGCACCGTGCATCCGCGCGCGGTGCTGCGCCGCAAGGTCTTCGAGGAGGCCGCCGCCGCGTCGATAGTGGACACCTACGTCTACTACCTCCGGCGCAAGCTCGGCCGCGCGGTGGTACGCACCGTGCACGGGCTCGGCTACCGGCTCGGAACCCTCTGA
- a CDS encoding alpha-hydroxy acid oxidase, translating to MRPSEGTALDGPALNLAELAADARGRLDPVYWDFYSGGAGEERTVRANEAAFTRRYVVPRVLRGAGHRDLRISLLGTRISMPVLIAPTAFHRLAHPEGEVATARAATEAGTIMVVSMAATRRVEEIAAEGGPLWFQLYPQADLDFTASVVRRAEMAGCTALVVTVDSPVFGRRERDLRHGFADLPPGLVCENMRDASGRVRDIGMDAGLDWDRIAWLREVTTLPILLKGVLHPADAALAVSYGVDGLLVSNHGGRQLDGALATLDALPAVVEAVGGRLPVLLDGGVRRGTDVLVALALGATAVLVGRPVLWGLAVGGAAGVRHVLDLLRADLDRALALAGVTGPADLGGDLVATVAYG from the coding sequence ATGCGCCCGTCGGAGGGCACGGCGCTGGACGGCCCGGCGCTGAACCTGGCCGAGCTGGCAGCCGACGCGCGGGGCCGCCTGGACCCGGTGTACTGGGACTTCTACTCCGGTGGAGCGGGCGAGGAACGCACGGTACGCGCCAACGAGGCCGCCTTCACCCGGCGCTACGTGGTGCCCCGCGTCCTGCGCGGCGCGGGCCACCGCGACCTGCGGATCTCGCTGCTCGGCACGCGGATCTCGATGCCGGTGCTGATCGCGCCGACCGCGTTCCACCGGCTGGCCCACCCGGAGGGCGAGGTGGCCACCGCACGCGCCGCCACCGAGGCGGGCACGATCATGGTGGTCAGCATGGCGGCCACCCGGCGGGTCGAGGAGATCGCCGCCGAAGGCGGGCCGCTCTGGTTCCAGCTCTACCCGCAGGCGGACCTCGACTTCACCGCGTCGGTCGTGCGGCGGGCGGAGATGGCCGGCTGCACCGCCCTGGTCGTCACCGTCGACTCGCCCGTGTTCGGGCGGCGGGAACGCGATCTGCGGCACGGTTTCGCCGACCTGCCGCCCGGCCTGGTCTGCGAGAACATGCGCGACGCGAGCGGCCGGGTGCGGGACATCGGGATGGACGCCGGGCTGGACTGGGACCGGATCGCCTGGCTGCGCGAGGTCACCACGCTGCCGATCCTGCTGAAGGGGGTGTTGCATCCGGCGGACGCGGCGCTCGCCGTCTCGTACGGCGTCGACGGTCTGCTGGTCTCCAACCACGGAGGCCGGCAGCTCGACGGGGCGCTGGCCACCCTGGACGCGTTGCCCGCCGTGGTGGAGGCGGTGGGCGGGCGGCTGCCGGTGCTGCTGGACGGCGGCGTCCGCCGGGGGACCGACGTCCTGGTGGCGCTGGCGCTCGGGGCGACGGCGGTGCTCGTCGGCCGTCCGGTGCTGTGGGGCCTCGCGGTGGGCGGCGCCGCCGGAGTACGCCACGTGCTGGACCTGCTGCGCGCCGACCTCGACCGGGCGCTGGCGCTGGCCGGTGTCACCGGGCCGGCCGACCTGGGCGGGGACCTGGTCGCCACGGTGGCGTACGGATGA
- a CDS encoding NucA/NucB deoxyribonuclease domain-containing protein, producing MSQPAAEATPAEQLPACADPSVPEDVNHASIRLEGPTTGTEVAVDEHGKIALNGFLHKNATMVDVSIGRLTTTDITLGPPPAGVSNWSASWTASLRPAELGENEVCARAEREPGRYARILRSVTVVDLLPPSAVPGLTVGAITATSAKATWGEATDNYGLAGYEVTVDGGTPHRTTIGTRSYSITGLSPSTDHTVSVVAVDLAGNKSPTRATASFTTAAAPPPPDPDADLVLDPEQGAATATWQPDPATESSYRAYLDGQLYDEFSLTHFCQDADGNPANPCTAENSIVLPIGPLEEYTPYTFRVEALRADRTVARELSADFTTMINTDEVSPAATQQAASEGSQCAGSGGDFYLAADSRTSVTVPAGSTELFPGCYTVSNDSCLDAFLPPSGEKLVKCADSLTQLLFSAAPPGRGPVISSVAPAPGRVSTLFDPGNATMPITWCAQNTTTCTLVLAPAAQAVRLVAVAPAAAVGTSWVVVALSGIGVGLALWALLEILFPGQIGIHGILEYPIRHDTDFDTFENWGADEGEWYNSLKIYAEVIKTTKLVADRDGIPFAWTNAEDGRLKRIIDAACTAQRGTQGTAGCDNGFAVYVPGGVSYDLRPMKETGTHIVTAMGDGGYPQPPTRAQWFYPARSQGGRAAIDAGYPRRWFNTHFTPNECTGRAPGTVCDEFPFWVTNQAVNLSGERASLKPVPPSESSPQGTEMSAFFRKCEVADGERFIVLPVKPWVAANGPSFGFRVSEGGASMCMSPKPAAAP from the coding sequence GTGAGCCAGCCGGCTGCCGAGGCGACTCCGGCCGAGCAACTTCCCGCGTGCGCGGACCCGTCGGTGCCGGAGGACGTCAACCACGCCTCCATCCGGCTCGAAGGGCCGACGACCGGGACCGAGGTCGCGGTCGACGAGCACGGGAAGATCGCTCTCAACGGCTTCCTGCACAAGAACGCCACCATGGTCGACGTCTCGATCGGCCGGCTGACCACCACCGACATCACCCTCGGGCCGCCGCCGGCCGGGGTGTCGAACTGGTCGGCGTCGTGGACCGCCAGTCTTCGCCCGGCGGAACTGGGCGAGAACGAGGTGTGCGCCCGTGCCGAGCGCGAACCCGGACGCTACGCCCGGATCCTGCGGTCCGTCACCGTGGTGGACCTGCTCCCGCCGAGCGCCGTCCCGGGCCTGACCGTCGGCGCGATCACGGCGACCTCGGCCAAGGCGACCTGGGGCGAGGCCACTGACAACTACGGCCTTGCCGGGTACGAGGTCACCGTCGACGGCGGGACCCCGCACCGGACCACCATCGGCACCCGGTCGTACTCCATCACCGGGCTGTCGCCGTCCACCGACCACACGGTGTCCGTGGTCGCCGTCGACCTGGCCGGCAACAAGTCCCCGACCCGCGCCACGGCGTCCTTCACGACGGCCGCCGCACCGCCACCACCGGATCCCGATGCCGACCTGGTCCTCGACCCGGAGCAGGGTGCCGCCACAGCAACCTGGCAGCCCGACCCCGCCACCGAGAGCAGCTACCGCGCCTACCTCGACGGCCAGTTGTACGACGAGTTCTCGCTGACCCACTTCTGCCAGGACGCCGACGGCAATCCGGCGAACCCGTGCACGGCGGAGAACAGCATCGTCCTTCCGATCGGCCCCCTGGAGGAGTACACGCCGTACACGTTCCGGGTCGAGGCGCTACGCGCCGACCGCACGGTGGCCCGTGAGCTCTCCGCCGACTTCACCACCATGATCAATACGGACGAGGTGTCTCCCGCCGCCACCCAGCAGGCGGCAAGCGAAGGCTCTCAGTGCGCCGGGAGCGGCGGAGACTTCTACCTCGCTGCGGACTCGCGTACCAGTGTCACGGTGCCGGCCGGCAGCACGGAGCTGTTCCCGGGCTGCTACACCGTCTCGAACGACAGCTGCCTGGACGCCTTCCTACCGCCGTCCGGGGAGAAGCTCGTCAAGTGCGCGGACAGCCTCACCCAGCTTCTCTTCTCGGCGGCGCCGCCCGGCCGTGGTCCGGTGATCTCCTCGGTGGCCCCGGCCCCCGGTCGCGTCTCGACGCTGTTCGACCCGGGCAACGCGACGATGCCGATCACCTGGTGCGCCCAGAACACCACCACGTGCACGCTCGTGCTGGCCCCTGCGGCGCAGGCCGTCCGGCTCGTCGCGGTCGCGCCCGCTGCCGCCGTCGGCACCTCCTGGGTCGTCGTCGCTCTCTCGGGCATCGGCGTCGGACTCGCGCTCTGGGCGCTGCTCGAGATCCTCTTCCCCGGTCAGATCGGCATCCACGGCATCCTCGAGTACCCGATCCGGCACGACACCGACTTCGACACGTTCGAGAACTGGGGCGCGGACGAGGGCGAGTGGTACAACAGCTTGAAGATCTACGCGGAGGTGATCAAGACGACGAAGCTGGTGGCCGACCGGGACGGCATTCCCTTCGCCTGGACCAACGCCGAGGACGGCCGGCTCAAGCGGATCATCGATGCGGCGTGCACCGCCCAGCGTGGCACCCAGGGTACGGCCGGCTGCGACAACGGCTTCGCCGTCTACGTCCCCGGTGGCGTGTCCTACGACCTCCGGCCCATGAAGGAGACCGGGACCCACATCGTGACGGCGATGGGTGACGGTGGATATCCGCAGCCACCGACGCGGGCCCAGTGGTTCTACCCGGCTCGCAGCCAGGGCGGTCGGGCCGCCATCGACGCCGGCTATCCACGCCGGTGGTTCAACACCCATTTCACGCCGAACGAGTGCACCGGGCGCGCGCCGGGAACCGTGTGCGACGAGTTCCCGTTCTGGGTGACCAACCAGGCGGTGAACCTGTCGGGCGAGCGCGCTTCCCTGAAGCCGGTTCCACCGTCGGAGTCGAGCCCGCAGGGCACCGAGATGTCGGCGTTCTTCCGCAAGTGCGAGGTCGCCGACGGAGAGCGGTTCATCGTGCTGCCGGTGAAGCCGTGGGTCGCGGCGAACGGGCCGAGCTTCGGGTTCCGGGTCAGTGAGGGCGGGGCCAGCATGTGCATGAGCCCCAAGCCGGCGGCGGCTCCCTGA